A window from Thiomonas sp. FB-Cd encodes these proteins:
- the galU gene encoding UTP--glucose-1-phosphate uridylyltransferase GalU — protein MSQAITKAVFPVAGLGTRFLPATKATPKEMMPVVDKPLIQYAVEEAYAAGITEMIFVTGRHKRAIEDHFDTAYELENELAAANKQALLDLVRSVKPADVQCVFVRQPVANGLGAAVLCAERLVGNEPFAVLLADDLLVGSPPVMAQMVELHGRHGRSILATEDVPREQTRRYGIVSGQEILPGLTSITGIVEKPAPEVAPTTQAVVGRYILSPRVFHHLRHAQPGAGGEIQLTDGIAALLGEEAVYAYRYVGRRFDCGSKAGYLEATVQLGLDHPETGPAFAAFLKGLNLCV, from the coding sequence ATGTCACAAGCCATCACCAAAGCTGTCTTCCCTGTTGCCGGTCTCGGCACCCGCTTCCTGCCCGCCACGAAAGCCACGCCGAAGGAAATGATGCCTGTCGTGGATAAACCGCTCATCCAGTACGCAGTCGAGGAGGCCTATGCGGCCGGGATCACGGAGATGATCTTCGTCACGGGGCGCCACAAGCGGGCGATCGAGGATCATTTCGATACAGCGTATGAGTTGGAAAACGAACTCGCTGCGGCGAACAAGCAGGCACTTCTGGATCTGGTACGCAGCGTCAAGCCGGCAGACGTGCAATGCGTGTTCGTGCGACAGCCCGTGGCCAATGGCTTGGGGGCCGCGGTGCTATGCGCCGAGCGCCTCGTGGGCAATGAGCCGTTCGCCGTGCTCCTGGCCGATGATCTCTTGGTGGGAAGCCCGCCTGTGATGGCCCAGATGGTTGAGCTTCATGGCCGCCACGGACGAAGCATCTTGGCCACCGAGGATGTCCCTCGCGAACAGACGCGTCGCTACGGTATCGTCAGCGGGCAGGAAATCCTGCCAGGGCTGACCTCGATCACCGGAATCGTGGAGAAACCTGCGCCCGAGGTCGCACCGACCACCCAGGCGGTCGTGGGCCGCTACATTCTGAGCCCGCGGGTGTTTCACCACTTGCGCCATGCCCAACCGGGAGCGGGCGGTGAAATCCAGCTCACCGACGGCATTGCCGCGTTGCTTGGTGAAGAGGCGGTCTATGCCTATCGATACGTCGGCCGCCGTTTCGACTGCGGCAGCAAGGCGGGTTATCTCGAGGCGACAGTTCAGCTTGGCCTCGACCACCCCGAGA